A single genomic interval of Microbulbifer variabilis harbors:
- a CDS encoding MMPL family transporter, whose protein sequence is MSRRVVIWLSFVSVILGITVLRYQSSWLQTDVLLLADNNSDSVSSAGIQKKVSQQLQGSLIWVLVSEGKESQRLARHTQELAQKLKAAKSVESVEYRWADSESYKEEWELLFPLRQQLLSLEDRALLDATPEELIQRQLGKLYGPDGAGIDLEKDTFSTFRNYFTADIGVTPQVFDGIPVHTEGHKVFTLLYTLAAPVDLTGESDISLLSLQSELKQWAQKNGYSLLVAGAPLHTEYAAAMAQDEIRLIGSLSILAICCLCIVVFRSLKPLLACTFAILCGVASGISGVIIILGQIHILAFVFGTTVSGLAIDYAFHFICNRLRLGKPKDKDILPGLLLGLISSCLAFFSLALTPFPLLQQIGIFVGCGLIGAWLTVILLFPGWINIKHRPLSFSSQFPKLNIRYYLFPLVGLLIFGAAALQKIQFNDDLKLFYQPPEFLTQDEIDLNSLIRSRPDSRYFLVFGEDEQQVLTREWELRNQLDYLVEKEIISGFQGVTNRIPPKEVQEADWKLLSKFYSGDAVRSFYQQLGYSEQDINQQLKSKIQPFNTFNFSEWLPVAGRQYKGLWLGCENNHCYSVVRIYGLTEDLSSLELLPGVTYVDTTRSISNVMSQQRDLLLQLLPLIFIVVFLVTATKTGIKQALSIVALPSSAVLGTLAIVILQGSAINLFHVAALLLVFGIGIDYAIFSYTSRKAEQHYTLLAIAMAGLTTFLGFGLLALSGTPAIANFGLVLAVGTVLTLLLAFLFFCTRGKGY, encoded by the coding sequence ATGTCACGTCGAGTTGTTATTTGGCTTTCCTTTGTTAGTGTAATTCTTGGGATAACTGTATTACGCTATCAATCCAGCTGGCTGCAAACAGATGTTTTGTTATTAGCTGATAATAACTCCGACTCGGTAAGTAGTGCTGGCATCCAGAAAAAAGTCAGTCAGCAATTACAGGGAAGTTTAATTTGGGTTTTAGTTTCTGAAGGAAAAGAATCACAACGTCTGGCCAGGCATACCCAAGAGTTGGCGCAGAAACTAAAGGCCGCTAAATCTGTAGAGTCTGTTGAATATCGTTGGGCCGATTCTGAAAGCTATAAAGAGGAGTGGGAGCTGCTCTTTCCTCTGCGCCAACAGCTACTCAGCCTTGAAGATAGGGCGTTATTAGACGCTACGCCAGAGGAACTTATACAGCGTCAATTGGGTAAATTATACGGGCCTGACGGCGCTGGAATCGATTTGGAGAAAGATACTTTCTCAACTTTTCGCAATTACTTTACCGCTGATATTGGAGTTACTCCACAAGTCTTTGATGGAATTCCGGTACATACAGAAGGACATAAAGTTTTTACCCTGCTTTATACGCTGGCCGCACCAGTTGATTTGACTGGAGAGAGCGATATATCACTTCTTTCTTTACAGTCAGAATTAAAGCAATGGGCTCAAAAAAATGGTTATTCGCTGCTGGTAGCTGGAGCCCCCCTGCATACAGAGTATGCTGCTGCTATGGCACAGGATGAAATACGCCTGATTGGCTCCCTTTCGATCCTTGCTATTTGCTGTCTATGTATTGTTGTCTTTCGCTCATTAAAACCTCTACTAGCTTGTACATTCGCAATTCTATGTGGCGTGGCCAGTGGCATATCTGGTGTCATTATCATTTTGGGCCAAATTCATATACTGGCTTTTGTATTTGGTACGACGGTTTCTGGATTGGCAATCGATTACGCATTTCACTTTATTTGTAATCGATTGAGGCTTGGCAAGCCAAAAGATAAGGATATATTACCCGGGCTATTGTTGGGATTGATATCAAGCTGCTTGGCATTTTTCTCTCTTGCATTAACACCTTTTCCGCTTTTACAACAAATAGGGATTTTTGTCGGCTGTGGTTTAATAGGGGCTTGGTTGACTGTAATCCTGTTATTTCCAGGCTGGATTAATATTAAGCATAGGCCTTTATCGTTTTCCAGTCAGTTTCCTAAACTCAATATTAGGTACTACCTGTTCCCATTGGTTGGGCTGTTGATTTTTGGAGCTGCGGCACTTCAGAAAATTCAATTTAATGATGACCTAAAACTGTTTTACCAGCCTCCAGAATTTCTTACACAAGATGAAATAGATCTAAATTCTCTGATTAGATCCCGGCCAGACTCCCGTTACTTTCTGGTTTTTGGTGAAGATGAGCAACAAGTATTAACACGGGAATGGGAACTTAGAAATCAACTGGACTATTTAGTAGAAAAGGAAATTATTAGTGGTTTTCAGGGGGTAACCAACCGGATACCTCCAAAAGAGGTTCAAGAAGCTGACTGGAAGTTATTGTCGAAGTTTTACAGTGGGGATGCTGTCAGGTCTTTTTATCAGCAATTGGGTTATTCTGAACAAGATATTAATCAACAGTTAAAATCTAAAATACAGCCATTCAATACCTTTAACTTCTCTGAATGGTTGCCAGTTGCAGGTCGGCAATATAAAGGACTATGGCTGGGTTGTGAAAATAATCACTGTTATTCTGTGGTTCGTATTTATGGCTTAACAGAAGATTTGTCATCTTTAGAGTTACTGCCTGGAGTAACCTATGTCGATACTACCAGAAGTATCTCTAATGTGATGTCACAACAACGTGATCTGTTGCTGCAATTACTGCCATTAATATTCATTGTTGTATTTTTAGTGACGGCAACTAAAACAGGAATAAAACAAGCCTTAAGTATAGTTGCACTTCCATCCAGCGCAGTACTAGGCACCCTGGCGATAGTGATTTTACAGGGATCCGCAATTAATCTATTTCATGTTGCGGCTTTATTGCTTGTCTTTGGAATTGGTATAGATTACGCAATATTTAGCTATACGAGCCGGAAAGCAGAGCAGCATTATACCCTGCTGGCGATAGCTATGGCTGGGTTAACAACTTTTTTAGGGTTTGGTTTGCTAGCATTGTCTGGCACACCGGCCATTGCAAATTTTGGGTTAGTCCTGGCTGTGGGCACAGTATTAACTTTGTTGTTGGCATTTCTATTTTTTTGTACACGGGGTAAGGGATATTAG
- a CDS encoding NAD(P)/FAD-dependent oxidoreductase has protein sequence MKEIKSDVVIIGAGPAGAVAGALLAKNGWSVSIVEREMFPRFSIGESLLAQCMESLENADMLEAVKSAGFQFKNGAAFEWDGARTSFDFREKFTPGHGTTFQVQRAKFDKILADEAERQGVKIYYRHSIVSADIAENGAELIAEHNGEELAFQSRFVLDASGFGRVLPRLLDLDRPSEFPVRESVFTHVEDNITDSNFDRDKILITVNPNERDIWYWLIPFADGRASVGVVGEKEKIAAWGQDPEQILKGAISAAPELAKTLYNAKFDTEIQRIRGYSSNVTKLAGPGFALLGNAGEFLDPVFSSGVTIAMKSAELAAECLHRQLSGESVDWDKEFSVPLKQGVEVFKTYVKAWYDGRFQDVIFYQTEQKEIKGMICSILAGYAWDKKNPFVAAAERRLNTLVEICSAG, from the coding sequence ATGAAAGAAATTAAGTCTGACGTTGTTATTATTGGTGCCGGACCTGCTGGAGCTGTAGCCGGTGCTTTGTTGGCTAAAAATGGCTGGAGTGTATCGATCGTTGAGCGAGAGATGTTCCCTCGCTTCTCTATCGGCGAGAGTTTGCTGGCACAGTGTATGGAATCTCTTGAAAACGCAGATATGTTGGAGGCAGTAAAATCCGCAGGCTTCCAATTTAAAAATGGTGCTGCTTTTGAATGGGATGGTGCCCGTACTTCATTTGACTTTCGTGAAAAATTCACACCAGGGCATGGTACAACTTTCCAGGTACAGCGAGCCAAGTTTGACAAAATACTGGCCGATGAAGCTGAGCGCCAGGGAGTAAAGATTTATTATCGTCATTCTATTGTATCAGCTGATATTGCCGAAAATGGTGCGGAACTGATTGCAGAACACAACGGTGAAGAGCTTGCTTTCCAGAGCCGTTTTGTTCTGGATGCAAGTGGTTTTGGACGAGTTCTACCAAGATTACTGGACCTGGATCGTCCGTCAGAGTTTCCTGTACGTGAATCAGTATTCACACATGTAGAGGACAATATTACTGATAGTAATTTTGACAGAGATAAAATACTTATCACAGTCAATCCCAATGAGAGAGATATTTGGTATTGGTTGATACCTTTCGCCGATGGCAGAGCTTCTGTTGGCGTTGTTGGTGAGAAGGAAAAGATCGCGGCTTGGGGACAGGATCCAGAACAGATCCTGAAAGGTGCTATTTCGGCCGCACCAGAGTTGGCAAAAACTTTATACAACGCAAAATTTGATACCGAGATTCAACGTATTCGTGGATATTCGAGCAATGTAACCAAGCTGGCAGGTCCAGGCTTTGCTCTTTTGGGAAATGCTGGTGAATTTCTGGATCCAGTATTTTCTTCAGGCGTTACCATCGCAATGAAGTCTGCAGAGTTAGCCGCTGAATGTTTACACCGTCAACTCTCTGGAGAGAGCGTTGATTGGGACAAAGAGTTTTCTGTGCCTTTAAAGCAGGGTGTTGAAGTTTTTAAAACGTATGTAAAGGCTTGGTATGATGGCCGCTTTCAGGATGTGATTTTTTATCAGACTGAGCAAAAAGAAATTAAAGGAATGATTTGCTCAATATTGGCAGGTTATGCCTGGGATAAGAAAAATCCTTTTGTTGCTGCTGCAGAGCGTAGATTGAATACACTGGTGGAAATATGCTCCGCTGGTTAG
- a CDS encoding DUF3261 domain-containing protein has product MLRWLVLYFSIFTLVGCISPRVEKDKSESRSLAPLLAEQPRQMNQHLRIVYQNNVYEVIAATLLSSENMRVSLLSPEGMSLLDIAYDGNEISTHHYMRRAASLPPEKLLADIQFVYWPVTQLQKQLPVGWKLQESVVEGTYIRQLFHNGEISTEARYSTNDIWEAQVELEHKRLGYRLSIRNF; this is encoded by the coding sequence ATGCTCCGCTGGTTAGTGCTTTATTTTAGTATCTTTACTCTGGTGGGTTGTATTTCCCCAAGGGTGGAAAAAGATAAGTCTGAAAGCCGGTCTTTGGCGCCTCTTTTAGCTGAGCAACCGCGTCAGATGAATCAACATTTGCGTATTGTTTATCAAAACAATGTGTACGAAGTGATTGCGGCCACCTTGCTCTCTTCAGAGAACATGAGGGTTTCGCTTCTCAGCCCTGAAGGTATGAGTTTGTTAGATATTGCATATGATGGTAATGAGATAAGCACTCATCACTACATGCGTAGAGCGGCAAGTCTGCCACCTGAAAAACTGTTAGCAGACATCCAGTTTGTTTATTGGCCAGTTACTCAGCTGCAGAAACAATTACCTGTTGGTTGGAAGTTGCAAGAGTCCGTAGTTGAGGGGACTTATATCCGTCAGCTCTTCCACAATGGAGAAATAAGTACAGAGGCGCGCTACAGTACTAATGATATTTGGGAAGCACAGGTTGAGCTTGAGCACAAACGACTTGGTTACAGGTTAAGCATCAGGAATTTCTAG